From Mustela nigripes isolate SB6536 chromosome 13, MUSNIG.SB6536, whole genome shotgun sequence, one genomic window encodes:
- the SKOR1 gene encoding SKI family transcriptional corepressor 1: MEALTTQLGPGREGNSSPNSKQELQPYSGSSALKPNQVGETSLYGVPIVSLVIDGQERLCLAQISNTLLKNYSYNEIHNRRVALGITCVQCTPVQLEILRRAGAMPISSRRCGMITKREAERLCKSFLGEHKPPKLPENFAFDVVHECAWGSRGSFIPARYNSSRAKCIKCGYCSMYFSPNKFIFHSHRTPDAKYTQPDAANFNSWRRHLKLSDKSATDELSHAWEDVKAMFNGGTRKRTFSLQGGGGGGANGGSGGQGKGGAGGGGGPGCGAEMAPGPPPHKTLRCGEDEATGPPGPPPPHPQRGLGLAAGAGGPAGPGGPGGGAGVRSYPVIPVPSKGFGLLQKLPPPLFPHPYGFPTAFGLCPKKDDPVLGAGEPKGGPGTGSGAGAGTGGGAGGPGSGHLPPGAGPGPGGGAMFWGHQPSGAAKDAAAVAAAAAAATVYPTFPMFWPAAGSLPVPPYPAAQSQAKAVAAAVAAAAAAAAAAAGSGGPESLDGAEPAKEGSLGAEERCPSALSRGPLDEDGADEALPPPLAPLAPPPPPARKGSYVSAFRPVVKDAESIAKLYGSARDAYGAGPARGPGPGAGSGGGYVSPDFLSEGSSSYHSASPDVDTADEPEVDVESNRFPDDEGALDETESGVPSAPSTGGGPDADQPAGPPSTTSSGADGPTDSPDGGSPRSRRRPGLPTPSRSFGDLAADDVVRRPERSPPSSGYELREPCGPLGGPAPAKVYAPERDEHVKSAAALGPAASYLCTPEAHEPDKEDNHSTADDLETRKSYPDQRSISQPSPANTDRGEDGLTLDVTGTQLVEKDIENLARDELQKLLLEQMELRKKLEREFQSLKDNFQDQMKRELAYREEMVQQLQIVRDTLCNELDQERKARYAIQQKLKEAHDALHHFSCKMLTPRHCTGNCSFKPPLLP, from the exons ATGGAGGCTCTCACCACTCAGCTGGGGCCGGGGCGCGAGGGCAACTCCTCACCCAACTCTAAGCAGGAGCTGCAACCCTACTCGGGCTCCAGCGCTCTCAAACCCAACCAGGTGGGCGAGACGTCGCTGTACGGGGTGCCTATCGTGTCTCTGGTCATCGACGGCCAGGAGCGCCTTTGCCTGGCGCAGATCTCCAACACTCTCCTCAAGAACTACAGCTACAATGAGATCCACAACCGCCGTGTGGCCCTGGGCATCACGTGCGTGCAGTGCACGCCAGTACAGCTGGAGATTCTGCGTCGGGCCGGGGCCATGCCGATCTCGTCTCGCCGCTGTGGTATGATCACCAAGCGCGAGGCCGAACGCCTGTGCAAGTCGTTCCTGGGCGAGCATAAGCCGCCCAAGCTGCCGGAGAACTTCGCCTTCGATGTGGTGCACGAGTGCGCGTGGGGCTCCCGTGGCAGCTTCATCCCCGCGCGTTACAACAGCTCGCGTGCCAAGTGCATCAAGTGCGGCTACTGCAGCATGTACTTCTCGCCTAACAAGTTCATCTTCCACTCGCACCGCACACCGGACGCCAAGTACACACAGCCCGACGCCGCCAACTTCAACTCGTGGCGTCGTCATCTCAAACTCAGTGACAAGTCGGCCACAGATGAACTGAGCCACGCTTGGGAGGACGTCAAGGCCATGTTCAATGGCGGCACGCGCAAGCGGACTTTCTCGCTGCAAggaggcggcggtggcggcgcTAATGGCGGGTCgggtgggcaggggaagggtgGTGCTGGCGGCGGGGGCGGCCCGGGGTGTGGCGCAGAGATGGCCCCAGGCCCGCCGCCCCACAAAACCCTGCGCTGTGGCGAAGACGAGGCCACCGGGCCTCCtgggccccctcctccccatccgCAGCGGGGACTTGGTCTAGCCGCAGGAGCCGGCGGCCCGGCGGGCCCTGGAGGGCCTGGTGGCGGCGCCGGCGTACGCAGTTACCCAGTGATCCCAGTGCCCAGCAAGGGCTTTGGCCTCTTGCAGAAACTGCCCCCGCCGCTTTTCCCTCACCCCTACGGCTTTCCCACGGCTTTCGGCCTCTGCCCCAAAAAGGACGACCCGGTGCTAGGCGCGGGCGAGCCCAAGGGAGGCCCAGGCACCGGGAGCGGCGCGGGTGCGGGCACTGGCGGAGGCGCGGGCGGGCCAGGATCCGGCCACTTGCCCCCGGGGGCAGGCCCTGGCCCGGGTGGCGGAGCCATGTTCTGGGGTCACCAGCCCTCTGGGGCGGCCAAGGACGCAGCGGCCGTGGCTGCAGCGGCCGCCGCCGCTACCGTATATCCGACGTTTCCCATGTTCTGGCCGGCGGCAGGCAGCCTGCCGGTGCCGCCCTATCCAGCTGCGCAGAGTCAAGCCAAGGCCGTGGCGGCCGCTgtagcggcggcggcggcggcggcagctgcAGCAGCCGGCAGCGGCGGCCCCGAGTCCCTGGACGGTGCCGAGCCCGCCAAGGAGGGCAGCCTGGGCGCAGAGGAGCGCTGTCCGAGCGCTCTGTCCCGCGGGCCGCTGGACGAGGACGGCGCGGACGAGGCGCTGCCGCCGCCTCTGGCCCCACTTGCCCCACCACCGCCGCCCGCACGCAAAGGCTCCTATGTGTCGGCCTTCCGACCTGTGGTCAAGGACGCCGAGAGCATCGCCAAGCTCTATGGTAGCGCCCGCGACGCGTACGGCGCGGGGCCTGCTCGTGGGCCAGGGCCAGGAGCGGGGTCCGGCGGCGGTTACGTGAGCCCAGACTTTCTGAGCGAGGGCAGCTCCAGCTACCACTCCGCCTCGCCCGACGTGGACACTGCTGACGAGCCCGAGGTGGACGTGGAGTCCAACCGCTTCCCTGACGATGAGGGCGCTCTAGATGAGACCGAGTCGGGCGTACCCAGCGCGCCCAGCACGGGAGGCGGCCCGGACGCCGACCAGCCCGCAGGGCCCCCGTCTACCACCTCCTCGGGCGCCGACGGTCCCACAGACTCCCCAGATGGCGGCAGCCCTCGTTCCCGGCGCCGCCCCggcctgcccacccccagccggTCATTTGGGGACCTGGCGGCCGACGACGTGGTGCGGAGACCGGAGAGGAGCCCGCCGAGCAGCGGCTATGAGCTGCGAGAGCCTTGCGGGCCGCTGGGGGGCCCCGCGCCGGCCAAG GTGTACGCGCCAGAGCGGGACGAGCATGTGAAGAGCGCGGCGGCGCTGGGGCCCGCGGCCTCCTACCTCTGCACCCCCGAGGCCCACG AACCAGATAAGGAAGACAATCACTCGACCGCCGACGATTTGGAAACGAGGAAATCCTATCCAGACCAAAGGAGTATCTCCCAACCAAGTCCCGCAAATACAGACCGAG GTGAAGATGGGCTCACCCTGGATGTCACAGGAACTCAGCTAGTGGAGAAAGATATCGAGAACCTGGCCAGAG ACGAATTGCAAAAACTGCTCCTGGAGCAAATGGAGCTCCGCAAGAAACTGGAGCGAGAATTTCAGAGTCTCAAAG